The Pecten maximus chromosome 10, xPecMax1.1, whole genome shotgun sequence region gttaaaacgtgacggtaaataataataaaataaaaataaacatatatatatatagcttagaaacacaaatgacgaaggaagacaactttttgactcttCTCGAACTCtcgatctacggcacccaatcgcctagccagaaatatccgcagcctataccgctgcgccacatcggcgtttgtgtttctaagctatatctatttattagcacaatgtatcatatacactatgtgttggtgatccgaagataaagatttgaatttcctgtcgtagttgtaccgagagaaatattatatatatatatatagagagggagagagagagagagagagagagagagagagaattatatatatactatgttttattttacaataatgtttttatttcacaGGGACCTTACCGCCAACGAGGCTCTGTCCATTCATTTGTTAGACAGCTGCTGGCCCTTGTTTACCTACCAGAGGACAAGATTCCAGCTGTTTTCAACAGGTATGTAATAACAATAAATGCAACAACAATAACTAAATTTCTatacatttttaaacaaatctgaACATGCAGTGTTTGTTGTATTTTCCTTATTTTGCATATTAACTAAATCTTACTGTTTGAGGAGTCATCCCTTCTTCCCCTGCAAAGGCGACTGGTGTCTGAGGGGAAGCTGAGCAGGCATCAAAAGAAACAGGTACGAACAggaatatataaaattaattgataagTCTCAGGACCGTAATTGATAACCCTCGTTGCAATAACAGTAGTGTTAATGATATGTTAACAGTCATAAGGAAACGAATATAAAGTTTGTTTTAACATATTAATAGTCTCATATTATACAATTTCCATAATATTTACTTTCTTCTATTTCAGACACGTAGCCACCAGGCAAATCTCTTCCGATGCATGGAATAGATACAGCAAAGGAGAGATGTCCAGTTACTCCCTTCTGAAACGATGTGCAAAATTGTGAGTGGTTTCACACCACTGGACTGTGTGATTATTGTACGATTtcttaaatacatacattctgtAGTCAACACAAATACATACAAGGACTAGATGATTTCCTTATGATGCCGCGTTCCGATAAGTCGCCAATTTGTTTGTGCGCTTCCCAGTAACAATTTTGTGCGTGAGGACGTCTGTCCGACCAATATCCTTGTCCGTTTTTGAAAAGGgttctttgaaaataaattgactTGTTATAAAGGTCTGTAAGGTGTTCCGGAACAGTTgtttgtggtatatgttgtatgttgtatgttgttATGATATTGCAGGgacttattgttatatatgaataaaattaatGAACTGATGATCGACGATCTATGATATAATGGACGGAAGGATAATGAACCACAGACACAGGACAGTTTGAACAACCCACCATCTAGTGGTGTTGGGCTAAAACATTGTCCTTTTACATATACCTATCAAATGCTGAAGGCAAAAATGATGTGTTTTTCACAGAAGACACTAACTAGATTGATTTTCTCtatatctttgtttttattcCATTCTTTAGGGTAATGACCTTTCATGCAAAACTGTACAATGTTTAAAGTTTATCTGAAGCAAAATCATGGGCAACAGGCCAGTGGTCCGATCTTTCACTGAAGTTTTTTACGGTGTTTGACTGCAGGGGCCATACTCTTCCAAAGCTGTTCAGAAGATTCTGAAGAAACAAactttccttttgtttctgtgtttttgtAAAGCTCTAAACATTCCAATAATTCATCATGCAAGCCTGATTTGTCAAGATTTATGAGAGTGTGCAGTTTTTTATGCGTAAAAATAGAGAAATTTAAGAAAAGCCAAATGACGACTAAAGTTCGAACATTGAGTTGTTTTGCCACACCAATGGGTTTCCATAATAAAAGTTCATCCTTAATGTGCAGTAAGTAGTCATTCTCAGAATCATATAAACAAATCGTAATATGTTCTGATGTAGCTCCAAAAGTTGGAATTAAAAAATGTGACAGTGTTTTTTCATGAATGTTGACTTGAGCAAAACTATTTGTTATGGCTTCAGCTAAAACCTTATTTAAGACTTTTCGTTCAAGAAGAACGGTATCATTTTTACAGGCTTTCCTCTGTTTACTTGGCGGTCCTTCTTCATCTGTATCATTATATTCATCTTCGTCATCACTATTTGGTTGATCTTTCAGGACTGCCACAGCAATTGTATGGTTCAAAACAATATCTACTCTGCCATGCCATGTTCCATCTGAACCTGTTTGTAAAACAAATTCTCATTGTACTTACTGgtgccatatacatgtacagaatcTACTTAAACTCAATGTTGGTTTGTCTTGTCATCAAGAAATTGAAGTACCAGGTATCTTAATTCTAACCAGCTTTTATCCAATTATAAAGTTTCAAAGTTAAATCATACACAATTCTTATCATTGGAAGGAAATATTACAGGCTATGCTGAAGCATCACATATATGAAAAACAGGAAGGATAATACAAGCCCTGGATCTGACATTAGATTTAAGAAAAATTATTTGGAAACAACTAGGAATATCTGTTGCGAGATCTATTCATTATGAATATGGTCAGGGAAAATTATCAGTACCACAAAGACAGGGAATTATTACGTTTGACAAATGGGAATAACCCAAGATAATTTATAAACAAGAGGCTCCGGGGGCCTGTATCTCACcaggatatttcagtaattatggcaaaatactttatttaaattatatatttgaaatattttcctactttcgaactgcctctcccaacaatggttcaaactacaggtggaCCGAATCCTGTCatgaagaagaaaaagattCTTAAACTTTTTCCTAGCCCCCTGGGGTtatttgaatccccaccacttACAGATGCTTCTAGTCAAATTAGGTTAAATTCCAATCagtaattaaaacatgtttgttaaatTATTTACAGACCAATGGACAAAGAACCACAGATGGAATTTAAGTCAGAAGTTATTAAGTAGTCCACTAGAGTTTTATCTTACCGACTGAAGTGGTCCACCAGAGTTTTATCTTACCAACTGAAGTGGTCCACCAGAGTTTTATCTTACCGACTGAAGTGGTCCACTAGAGTTTTATCTTACCGACTGATGTGGTCCACCAGAGTTTTATCTTACCAACTGAAGTGGTCCACTAGAGTTTTATCTTACCGACTGATGTGGTCCACCAGAGTTTTATCTTACCAACTGAAGTGGTCCACCAGAGTTTTATCTTACCGACTGAAGTGGTCGACAGAGTTTTATCTCACCGACTGAAGTGGTCCACCAGAGTTTTATCTCACCGACTGAAGTGGTCCACTAGAGTTTTATCTCACCAACTGAAGTGGTCCACCAGAGTTTTATCTTACCGACTGAAGTGGTCGACAGAGTTTTATCTTACCAACTGAAGTGGTCCACCAGAGTTTTATCTTACCGACTGAAGTGGTCCACTAGAGTTTTATCTTACCGACTGAAGTGGTCCACCAGAGTTTTATCTTACCAACTGAAGTGGTCCACC contains the following coding sequences:
- the LOC117336057 gene encoding uncharacterized protein LOC117336057 isoform X1, translating into MAATMQLCPSLVSFRGSEGEAIVKEVISGIELAPGFFNLVIHCSNAIEGTSFTDAAISLRGLVETQRALNKDYRDGIPKVGLVKIKDILNMHVFEEFLEDGVKGIENSSAANQQAFLTLFHFLDEKKKHEQAIEKLLTSVPQTSRSKETIMVALAHHLFSQLVPGNKYEVDKYANQLPKECDCGCKAMICKGDTSVGSDGTWHGRVDIVLNHTIAVAVLKDQPNSDDEDEYNDTDEEGPPSKQRKACKNDTVLLERKVLNKVLAEAITNSFAQVNIHEKTLSHFLIPTFGATSEHITICLYDSENDYLLHIKDELLLWKPIGVAKQLNVRTLVVIWLFLNFSIFTHKKLHTLINLDKSGLHDELLECLELYKNTETKGKFVSSESSEQLWKSMAPAVKHRKKLQ